Part of the Ignavibacterium album JCM 16511 genome, TCTGATAATTGTTATTCGCTATTTCGGTGGGACAAAATTAGGAGTTGGTCCGCTTGGAAAAGCTTATTATCAATCAGCATTAAATGTTATTGATGAAAAGAAAATTGTACAATTAAATCTTTATCAAAAAATTTCTATACAAATAGAATTTAATTATATCAGTCAATTTCATCGAGTTGTTAATAATTACGAGGGAATAATTGATAATTCTGAATATAGCAACTTTGCAAAATTTTATGTTTTAATTAAACCTGGATTTATTGATAATTTCATCAATAAATTATCTGATATTACAAACGGTAAAGCTCAAATAGAGATAATTCCTACATTTTCTTACATAAAATCTTCAACTTCCACTTGATTAAAATATTAGTTTTAACGATTTTTGATATGCACAATTATTAATCTTTTTCAGGGGTAAAATATGGAATTAAACCAACACGCAGAGAAACTGGCAAATCTGACTTTCAGTTTGCTTGCAAATTGTCAGGAGAAGGAAGTTCGACTTGCAGAAATCCACGGATTAACTCAAGCAGAATTCCGCTGCCTCAGATTATTTGGCTCGGATGAAACAGTTAATAATAAAAAAATTGCTGAAAGGATGAATTTAAGTCCAAGCAGATTGACACGAATTATTGATGGGCTCGTAAACAAAGAATATATAATCAGAGAGATTGACCCGAATGACAGACGGAATATGAGAGTTACTTTATCATCAAAAGGTCAATCGCTTGTTAAGCAATTGAACAAAGCTTATGTTGATATACATCGTGAAATATTGAAAGATATTGATCCTGTTCAGCACGAACCACTGACTACAGCTTTGGAACATCTGCTTGAAGCTTTAGAAAAGTGGCTGGCTAAAAGCTAACTGAAATTTCTTTTGATGTAGTTGAGATATTTTTTAACTTGGTTGAGATCATCAACAAGTTGGGTAATGTTGTTGAATTGATCTTTACTTAACTCAATAAACTTTGTATTGATTCTTGCGAAAACTTCTGCATTTAAATTTGAGGTCATTTCCTTTATTAAGGTAATGACCTTTTCTATATTCTTCATCAAATCTTCTTTAATCATTTGAAGATTGGTTACTTCGGGATTTGCCTGTCCAATTTTTATTGCTCTGAATAATCCACTTACATACTTTCCTGTGAATGCAAGTTCTTCAAATTTCTGCACTGTATCATTTTTATTTGCTTCATCAATCAATTGTTGAAGAAATATTTTATGATGAAGTTTTCTTTCTGTAAAAGACTCAACTTCATCAAGAAAATTATGTGTTATGGTTGTTGTCATAGTACTTTTACTCCTATTCCAATTCCATCACCAACCGGTAAAATGGTTGAAGACAAAGATGGCTGTGTCATAAAAATTCTGTTAAAATCTCTTATTAGTGAGGTGGATTTTTTATACTTCGGAGGAACTTTATTTGCAGCCACATAACCATGCCATAAAAGATTATCAACATAAATTACTCCTCCTTTTTTCAAAAGCACCATAGAATAATCAAACAATCTTTTATAATCTTCTTTATCAGCATCGAGAAAAATAAAATCATATTTTTTCTGAAGCTGAGGCATAATTCTTAATGCATCACCTTCCAGAAGCTTTATTTTATTTTCAAGTCCGGATTTTTTGAAATTCTCTTTTGCGATAGTAATGTTATCCGTACTCTTTTCAATTGTGTGAATAATCGCTTTTCTGCCTAACCTTCTTGCTATTCTGATTGTTGAATAACCAATTGCAGTACCTATTTCCAAAACTCTCTGAGGTTTATTCATCACTATTAATTGCTCCAGAAGATTTGCTGAAAGGTTTGAAAGTATAGGAACATTATTTCCCTCTGCAAACTCTTCCATACTTCTTAAAAGCGAATCTTTATTCTTATCGAATGAATCAAGATACTTTTCTTGCAGAGGTAAAATAATTCTTGACATCTGGTGACTCCCGAAAAAGTTAAATAAATCTTCTTTCCAAAATTACTTCAATAAAACTAATTTTTTACCAAATTGCTTTCCGTTGAGAGTAATAAGAAAATAATAAACGCCGCTCGAGCAGAGTATCTTATCATCATTCGTTCCATCCCACTCAACAATATTCTCTCCGGAATTGCTTATCTGAGAAATTTCTTTAACACTTCTTCCTGCTGCATCAATAATTGAAAGCTTAAACAATTCATTTCCCGGCGAACGATAATTAATTTTTACAAATTTGTTCTTCAATGGCAAAAATGGATTAGGATAAATGTCGCTAACAGTATAGTCAAGATTATTAAAGCTTGCACTCAAGTTGAGTGAAATGATTAACGAGCCGTAATTCATCTTAAAATTTTTATCAGAAGGTACTCTGTAAAGATTTCCGGAACTATCCTGATAGGTAAAGAAAAACTCAAGTTTCTTACCGTTTGAGAAAGATGGAAGAACAAATTCGTAAGTATCATCTTTGAATGTGTTGAAATTATAACTTGTGAAAGATGCTCCATCTTCAGAAATATGAAGTCGAATTGAATTCGGATTTTTTGAATCATCAAAAAATATTTTGTTGAGCAGATAACTTCCATTTACCTGTCTGATGTTAGGAAATTCCAATGCACTTTTTGCAGAAATTAATCCATAACCAATCTGATTATTTGGTGACTGCGAATTTGATGATGATTCAAGAATTATACTTCTGACCTGTGAATTTGTTAAGTGCGGAAATTTAGAAAGAAGTAACGCAGCTACTCCGGCAGCAATAGGTGATGATGTTGATGTTCCGTTTGCAAAACGATATTCATCAGTTGTGCCGGCTAAAGCTCCATAAACTGAAACTCCCATTGCAACTATTTCGGGTTTTATTCTTCCGTCATAAGTTGGACCAACAGAGCTGAAACTTGCTAATCTGTTTTGTGAATCAACCGAACCAACTGCAATTACATTAAATGCATCCGCTGGTGCAGTTATGTATTTCCATTTAGTATTACCTTCATTACCAGCCGAAGTAAATGTAACAACTCCTCTTTCGAAAGCAAGATCAATTGCTTTGCTAACTATAGTAGTTTTTCCATTCATATCTTCATAAGTATAAGAATCTTCACCTGTATCAAATTCACTATAACCAAGAGAACTGCTCGTAATATCCACACCAAGATTTTCCATCCAGATTAATGCCGCAGCATAATTATCTTCTTCAGTGTGTGTCTCAGTTGCGATGTATTCAGTTTTTGCAAGAAGGAATGAACTGTTAAAAGCAGAACCGATTAAGACACTATTACGATAACCTCCGATGATTGAAAAAACTAAAGTTCCGTGAAAATCCTGCCCGGGCACATCCTGTGATTGATTTGCAGTAACCGAATCATCAAACACAAAATCATATTCAGCAATTACATTCCTTGTTGAAAGTGAAGTATGTCTTTTCCAGTCAAATCCTGAATCTAATAATCCGACCAAAACATTTCTTCCATCAATTCCTTTTGAATGCACAAATGGAATATCTGATAAATTTAATTGAGTAAATGAAGCTCCGTAATCAATTGAGAATAGATTAAGGTTATTATTCTTTAAAATTGTCTCCCGAGCAAAGTCTTTTTTATAATAAATTTTTCTGACTGTTTTTACTTCCTCAACAAATGGTAATGAGCGGACAATGTTAATTTTGTCTTCAGGAATGAAAGCGGAAACGCAATTAAACCAGTTTAGTTTATGAATAATCTGAACACCAATATTTTTCAATTCATTTATGTAATCATTTCTGATTGGTAAATCTTCATATCGGATAATTTCATCACCAAGATTTTTCTTTCTTCTTTCAATTGCTTTTTCTGTCAGAGAATTGAGTGCAATCTGATATTCATTTGATGATTTAGATAATAAAATATTTTTATTGCTGCCTTTGTCTTTAAAGTAGATAAAATATTTTTGCTGAGAGAATGAGATTGAAGAGAAAATTACGAGAAGGAAAATTATGTGTTTGCTCATCAGGCATTAATAAATTAATTCAGTAAATACTTTTCGTAATTCTATCGAATCTGAGAGCATTAAAGAAATCCCAAAATCCGGTTTCAATAGCCGGATTGATTGACCAATAAATCATCCAGACTTTACCAATTATTTCATCCTCCGGGACAAAACCAAAAAATCTGCTGTCAACACTTTCAAATCTGTTATCACCTAAAACAAAATAATAATCTTTCTGAATAATATATTCTGTGATCGGTCGTCCTTTATATGTAATAACAGTGCCTTCGACATTTATAAATTTTCCACCTGATTCATAATTTATAATCGGCTGCCATATTGAAATATTTTTCGGATTAATCTGAATTGTATCACCTCTTTGCGGAACTTTAACAGGTCCGTAAAAATTTATTTTCCAGGTTTTGTCCTTAAAGGGGTAAAATTTTTGTTCGGCTTTGTTATAGAAGAATGGACTGTTCAGATTAAATGTAACTGATGAAGGATTATTTATTTCTTCATCATTTATAAAAACTGATCTGTCTTTCAATTGCACAGTTTCACCGGGCAGAGCAATTATTCTTTTCACAAGATCATATTCAGTTAATGAAGTATCAACAAGAAATTCATTCATTTTAAAAACTACTACATCATTTCTTTCAGGTTTATGTCTTTTCAAAATTCTGAATGATGGAATCTTAAATGGTGTAAATGGAAATTTATCCGGTGTTCTTATCTGATATGAAGATTTTTTAACAAGAACAAAATCACCTTCAATCAATGCATTTCTCATCGAAGAGGAAGTAATATGATAAGCTCCAAGAAAAATTCCTTTAATGATTATAAGTGTAAGGAAGAAAATTAATGCGAATAAAAAAATCTTCAGCTTAGATTTTTTCTTTACTGCCGGTTTGTAAGCTTGAGCTGACAATTTACATCCGATTATTCATCTATTTGTAATACTGCTAAAAATGCTTCCTGCGGAATTTCAACATTGCCAACCTGCTTCATTCGTTTCTTACCTTCTTTTTGTTTCTCAAGAAGTTTTCTTTTTCGGGTTATATCACCGCCATAACATTTTGCAAGAACATTTTTCCTTAATGCTTTGATAACTGATTTAGAAATTACTTTTGTTCCGATTGCTGCCTGAACATTTATTTCAAACATCTGTCTTGGAATTAAATCTTTCAGCTTCGAACAGACTTTTCTTCCCCAGTCATAAGCTTTGCTTCTATGAACAATCATTGAAAGAGCATCAACCGGTTCGCCATTAAGCAGAATATCAAGTTTAACAAGATCACTTTCACGATATCCGATAAACTCATAATCAAATGATGCATAACCACGGGTTACGGATTTCAGTTTATCATAAAAATCAAAAATGATTTCTGAAAGAGGAAATTCAAATTGTAAATCTGCCCTTGTCGGATCAATGTAAGTTGTATTCTTATAAACTCCGCGTTTATCCATCGCGAGTTTCATAATGTTGCCGACATACTCACTCGGAGTTACAATCTGTGCTTTCATATATGGT contains:
- a CDS encoding O-methyltransferase gives rise to the protein MSRIILPLQEKYLDSFDKNKDSLLRSMEEFAEGNNVPILSNLSANLLEQLIVMNKPQRVLEIGTAIGYSTIRIARRLGRKAIIHTIEKSTDNITIAKENFKKSGLENKIKLLEGDALRIMPQLQKKYDFIFLDADKEDYKRLFDYSMVLLKKGGVIYVDNLLWHGYVAANKVPPKYKKSTSLIRDFNRIFMTQPSLSSTILPVGDGIGIGVKVL
- the lepB gene encoding signal peptidase I — protein: MSAQAYKPAVKKKSKLKIFLFALIFFLTLIIIKGIFLGAYHITSSSMRNALIEGDFVLVKKSSYQIRTPDKFPFTPFKIPSFRILKRHKPERNDVVVFKMNEFLVDTSLTEYDLVKRIIALPGETVQLKDRSVFINDEEINNPSSVTFNLNSPFFYNKAEQKFYPFKDKTWKINFYGPVKVPQRGDTIQINPKNISIWQPIINYESGGKFINVEGTVITYKGRPITEYIIQKDYYFVLGDNRFESVDSRFFGFVPEDEIIGKVWMIYWSINPAIETGFWDFFNALRFDRITKSIY
- a CDS encoding MarR family winged helix-turn-helix transcriptional regulator encodes the protein MELNQHAEKLANLTFSLLANCQEKEVRLAEIHGLTQAEFRCLRLFGSDETVNNKKIAERMNLSPSRLTRIIDGLVNKEYIIREIDPNDRRNMRVTLSSKGQSLVKQLNKAYVDIHREILKDIDPVQHEPLTTALEHLLEALEKWLAKS
- a CDS encoding IMPACT family protein: MHSTTLSSKSLPEQIKTVYEFNQTVYKEKSSEFIAQIHHIEDNLEAENILSTIRKKYFDATHHCYAYKLLNDELKSSDDGEPKGTAGLRILNAIEHYGLTNVLIIVIRYFGGTKLGVGPLGKAYYQSALNVIDEKKIVQLNLYQKISIQIEFNYISQFHRVVNNYEGIIDNSEYSNFAKFYVLIKPGFIDNFINKLSDITNGKAQIEIIPTFSYIKSSTST
- a CDS encoding S8 family peptidase; translated protein: MSKHIIFLLVIFSSISFSQQKYFIYFKDKGSNKNILLSKSSNEYQIALNSLTEKAIERRKKNLGDEIIRYEDLPIRNDYINELKNIGVQIIHKLNWFNCVSAFIPEDKINIVRSLPFVEEVKTVRKIYYKKDFARETILKNNNLNLFSIDYGASFTQLNLSDIPFVHSKGIDGRNVLVGLLDSGFDWKRHTSLSTRNVIAEYDFVFDDSVTANQSQDVPGQDFHGTLVFSIIGGYRNSVLIGSAFNSSFLLAKTEYIATETHTEEDNYAAALIWMENLGVDITSSSLGYSEFDTGEDSYTYEDMNGKTTIVSKAIDLAFERGVVTFTSAGNEGNTKWKYITAPADAFNVIAVGSVDSQNRLASFSSVGPTYDGRIKPEIVAMGVSVYGALAGTTDEYRFANGTSTSSPIAAGVAALLLSKFPHLTNSQVRSIILESSSNSQSPNNQIGYGLISAKSALEFPNIRQVNGSYLLNKIFFDDSKNPNSIRLHISEDGASFTSYNFNTFKDDTYEFVLPSFSNGKKLEFFFTYQDSSGNLYRVPSDKNFKMNYGSLIISLNLSASFNNLDYTVSDIYPNPFLPLKNKFVKINYRSPGNELFKLSIIDAAGRSVKEISQISNSGENIVEWDGTNDDKILCSSGVYYFLITLNGKQFGKKLVLLK